One Pseudoalteromonas sp. NC201 DNA segment encodes these proteins:
- a CDS encoding calmodulin: MKNLLAALSITGMTLVSASAMAMDDFEKYDTDGSGTISMSEAQVNPKLAEQFKTLDVDGNGELSESEYEHFEG, translated from the coding sequence ATGAAAAATTTACTAGCAGCACTTTCAATTACAGGTATGACATTAGTTTCAGCATCGGCAATGGCGATGGATGACTTCGAAAAGTACGACACAGATGGCAGCGGCACGATCAGCATGAGTGAGGCGCAGGTTAACCCTAAGTTAGCTGAGCAATTCAAGACACTTGATGTTGACGGTAATGGCGAGCTAAGCGAGTCAGAGTACGAGCACTTTGAAGGCTAA
- a CDS encoding EF-hand domain-containing protein translates to MKNILIALSITGLSFASVNAMAGEDFAALDTDQSGTISMSEAQAHTALAEQFKALDADANGELSETEFANFKG, encoded by the coding sequence ATGAAAAACATACTAATTGCACTTTCAATCACAGGTTTATCTTTTGCTTCTGTTAATGCAATGGCGGGTGAAGACTTCGCAGCGCTAGATACAGATCAAAGCGGCACAATCAGCATGAGTGAAGCACAAGCGCATACAGCACTTGCAGAGCAATTTAAAGCGCTAGACGCTGATGCAAATGGCGAGCTAAGCGAAACAGAATTCGCAAACTTTAAAGGCTAA
- a CDS encoding sensor histidine kinase, producing the protein MKKIFSQSLQKQALIAMFIGVLPILTLTLWYAQALSKNQQKTQDIYNKNQKLILEYNFVKADISALEKALQNNQLLQSETLQESIEQKWQNTKKRIQLLKINLPDSLFVAKWRQFAPDEINATSKAEEFQQLVKVLNQFEESFQQTLNKRLSDQESHFVQLQTWFMFGLVILLPTLIVISIFLINRICQQLNQVESAVSEVGKGNFDKSVELSGSHELQQLGDRLNWLRLELKRIQQQKETFLRHVTHELKTPLASLNEGSSLLNSGLLGDVNPKQQRILIIMENSVAKLGSLIDDLLSYSAASHPDSLHHDAEMNLIQEEVSKHLSDKLGKTDVIVNWQNHDELKVPYLPCKLVLTQLVSNAIDHAKSNVTISIEERNGDVLLIVRDDGDGIDVNEADSLFQPFVRGEKNKNNNGSGLGLAIVSECVKQLKGDVKWLSVESGASIQVAFPKRDPK; encoded by the coding sequence GTGAAAAAAATTTTTTCTCAGTCATTACAAAAACAGGCACTTATTGCCATGTTTATTGGTGTGCTTCCAATACTCACATTGACTTTGTGGTACGCCCAGGCACTGTCCAAAAACCAACAAAAAACACAGGATATTTATAATAAAAATCAAAAACTTATTCTTGAATACAATTTTGTGAAAGCAGATATCAGTGCGCTTGAAAAAGCACTGCAAAATAATCAGCTGCTGCAAAGTGAAACACTGCAAGAAAGCATCGAGCAGAAGTGGCAAAATACCAAAAAACGCATTCAATTATTAAAAATAAATCTACCCGACTCGCTGTTTGTTGCTAAATGGCGACAATTCGCGCCAGATGAAATCAATGCCACTTCAAAAGCTGAAGAGTTCCAACAATTGGTTAAGGTGCTTAATCAATTCGAGGAAAGCTTTCAACAAACACTTAATAAGCGCTTATCAGATCAAGAATCCCATTTCGTGCAGCTGCAAACATGGTTTATGTTTGGTCTCGTTATCTTGCTACCCACCCTTATCGTGATCAGCATCTTTTTGATCAACCGGATTTGTCAGCAACTTAATCAGGTAGAATCTGCGGTATCTGAGGTAGGTAAAGGTAATTTTGATAAGTCGGTTGAACTCTCTGGCAGTCATGAATTGCAGCAATTGGGTGACAGGCTAAATTGGTTAAGGCTCGAACTTAAGCGTATTCAACAACAAAAAGAAACCTTCTTGCGCCATGTTACTCATGAGCTTAAAACCCCTTTAGCATCGCTAAACGAAGGAAGCAGCTTATTAAATAGTGGATTGCTAGGAGATGTTAATCCAAAACAACAACGTATTCTCATCATTATGGAAAACTCTGTTGCAAAGCTTGGCTCATTGATCGATGATTTGCTCAGCTATAGTGCAGCCAGTCACCCCGATAGCCTACATCACGACGCCGAAATGAATCTTATCCAAGAGGAAGTCTCTAAGCATCTTAGCGATAAGCTAGGAAAGACTGATGTGATAGTGAACTGGCAAAATCATGATGAGCTAAAAGTGCCTTATCTTCCGTGCAAATTAGTGTTAACTCAGTTAGTGAGCAATGCCATCGATCATGCTAAAAGCAATGTCACTATTTCAATTGAAGAGCGAAATGGTGATGTATTGCTGATAGTCCGTGACGATGGTGATGGCATCGACGTCAATGAGGCCGATTCATTATTCCAACCGTTTGTTCGTGGTGAGAAAAATAAAAATAATAATGGTAGTGGCTTAGGTTTAGCCATTGTCTCTGAATGTGTGAAGCAATTAAAAGGCGATGTGAAATGGCTATCAGTAGAATCTGGCGCCAGTATTCAAGTCGCCTTTCCAAAAAGGGATC
- a CDS encoding EF-hand domain-containing protein, whose translation MKNVLIALSITGLSFASVNAMAGEDFAALDTDQSGTISMSEAQAHTALAEQFKALDVDANGELSETEFANFKG comes from the coding sequence ATGAAAAACGTACTAATTGCACTTTCAATCACAGGTTTATCTTTCGCTTCTGTTAATGCAATGGCGGGTGAAGACTTCGCTGCGCTAGATACAGATCAAAGCGGCACAATCAGCATGAGTGAAGCACAAGCGCATACTGCACTTGCAGAGCAATTTAAAGCGCTAGACGTTGATGCAAACGGCGAGCTAAGCGAAACAGAATTTGCAAACTTTAAAGGCTAA
- a CDS encoding calmodulin yields the protein MKNLLVAVSLAGLSMASVNAIAGDDFAKYDADGSGTISMSEAKVNPNLVEQFTQLDGNADGELSESEFANFEG from the coding sequence ATGAAAAATCTACTAGTAGCAGTTTCCCTAGCGGGTCTATCAATGGCCTCAGTTAATGCGATAGCTGGTGACGACTTTGCCAAATACGATGCCGATGGTAGTGGCACAATCAGCATGAGCGAAGCGAAAGTAAATCCCAATCTTGTTGAGCAATTTACTCAGCTAGACGGTAACGCTGACGGCGAGTTAAGTGAATCAGAATTCGCAAATTTTGAAGGCTAA
- a CDS encoding Hsp20 family protein: MRTVDLSPLYRSFIGFDHLAQLMDAASRNEKQPSFPPYNIEATGEDKYQITMAVAGFTEQELSLESENNTLTVKGEKQNKEDKAERKFIHQGIAERNFERKFQLGDHVKVIGAGLENGLLVIDLEREIPEALKPRKIEIGKGNLIENK, encoded by the coding sequence ATGCGTACAGTAGACCTATCTCCACTTTATCGTTCATTCATCGGTTTTGACCATTTAGCACAGTTAATGGATGCAGCATCACGCAACGAAAAGCAACCAAGCTTTCCGCCATATAACATCGAAGCCACCGGTGAAGACAAATACCAAATTACCATGGCTGTTGCCGGGTTTACCGAGCAAGAGCTTAGCCTTGAGTCAGAAAACAATACCCTGACAGTGAAAGGCGAAAAGCAAAACAAAGAAGACAAAGCTGAGCGTAAATTTATCCATCAAGGTATCGCAGAGCGTAACTTTGAGCGTAAATTTCAACTTGGCGATCACGTCAAAGTGATTGGCGCAGGACTTGAAAACGGCCTGTTAGTCATCGACCTTGAGCGCGAAATTCCAGAAGCACTCAAGCCGAGAAAGATTGAAATTGGCAAAGGCAATCTCATCGAAAATAAATAA
- a CDS encoding EF-hand domain-containing protein, whose protein sequence is MKNLAIAVSAAVMTLASVGAHANTDFDKLDMNGDGYISIEEAKADEGLLAQFNELDADQDGQLSQAEFDNYEG, encoded by the coding sequence ATGAAAAATTTAGCAATCGCAGTATCAGCAGCAGTAATGACTTTGGCATCAGTAGGTGCACACGCAAACACGGATTTCGACAAATTAGACATGAATGGTGACGGTTACATCTCTATTGAAGAAGCAAAAGCAGATGAAGGCCTGCTTGCTCAATTCAACGAGCTAGACGCTGACCAAGACGGTCAACTAAGCCAAGCAGAATTTGATAACTACGAAGGTTAA
- a CDS encoding EF-hand domain-containing protein yields MKNVLIALSITGLSFASVNAMAGEDFAALDTDQSGTISMSEAQAHTALAEQFKELDVDANGELSETEFANFKG; encoded by the coding sequence ATGAAAAACGTACTAATTGCACTTTCAATCACAGGTTTATCTTTCGCTTCTGTTAATGCAATGGCGGGTGAAGACTTCGCAGCGCTAGATACAGATCAAAGCGGCACAATCAGCATGAGTGAAGCACAAGCGCATACTGCACTTGCAGAGCAATTTAAAGAACTAGACGTTGATGCAAACGGCGAGCTAAGCGAAACAGAATTCGCAAACTTTAAAGGCTAA